GACCTCCTATAGGCCAGCGTTAAAAAGAGAAGTGACCCTCAATGACACCTTCAGACAGAAGAgaaccttttttccttcccatggAAGACATCTGTGGAAGGAGGATGACAAAGGCAACCCAAACTTCACAAAAAGCTTTAACCATTTAAAAAGCCAAAAGGAACTTTGATGCCTGTAACTCATTAGTAGATATAGTGACATGAGGATGTTTCTGGGATACATGGATGATGCTGTCCAAATTCAGAGGAGGAAAGGCACTGTGaaaataaagtacaaaaaaaCCTTAAGGAATTATGATAAAATATGCAAATGAGCTCTCTCCAAGTAATCCAAGCAATCACTACTAAACAACACTCAACCTCATGACAACAGAACTAGGTTTTTAAAGGGCTAAGAACACCCTTAAGTATGCTGTACAGGTGTCCATTACAACTATCTGGGGCCATAACCTCAGAAAAAGGCAGATTCATTTAAGGTGTACTATGCCTTGACATATTCAGGTATGAGATGTAACTTCTCGAATTACAGCTACAAAGCTATTGATAGGCAGCCACATCgcccctgccccagtgccccgAGAATCACAACAGCCACCCTGCAAGGCACAGCCACCCTGCTCAAAAGCAAGTGATCCCCCTACTAGTTTGAAGAACCAGGAAGACAGAGCCATTACCCCAAAACACGCCATTGAAGTTGCAGCGCCCCAGGACCGTCTGGGAGCAGCAATCCTGCCCAGGGCCCAGCACCAGTGCAGGAAACCACCGGCACCAGCCCAGCTATCGGACTGTGGAAACCAAATTCCTGCAATAGAGACGTGATGGAGCCTGGGAGAACAAACCCCGAAATGGTCAGTTATAAACCCTGCAGAAATACAACGTAACAGATGCTGGTGTGTGAGACAAGGACCCGTCGGGCCTGCGGgagagggctgggcacaggcGGGCAGGAGTCCCCCTCTCCGAGGGGCGCCCAGGCGGGTCCGAGACTGCACAGACCGCACAGAGAtgcgggcgggccggggcccGTGGGACAGGAGCGGGGCCGCGGGCGGGCCGGGGAGCGGAGCCTCGGGGAGCTCCGGGAGCGGGCAGCGCTCACCGCGACACCCGGCCGAACCCCGCGGCCGTTCCGGGAGGGCCGAGCAGCCGCTCCCCGGCCACGGGGCCGCTCCGGGAGGGCCGAGCGGCGCCGCTTCCGCCGGTACTCACCGTTCCCGGCCGCtcccgcacggccccgccgcgccgtCCCGCCGGGCCCGCAGCATCCCGGCAGCGACAGCCCCGACCCGCGGCGTCCCCGGCACGGGACATGGGGCACGGGACACGGGGCAGCGGCACCGGGCAGCGGCGCTGGGCAGCGCGCTCcggcccccggcccgccccgacCCGCTCCCCCCGGCCCGGGGGCGGCGCCGGCCGCGCTCCGcctccccccgcccccggcGGCAGcgcagcctgggctgggctgggctgggctgggctgggccgcgccgccgccgccgcagcgcTCGGTCCGCTCCGCCGCCCGCACCGCCGGgaccgccgcccgccccgcgcccccggcccgcccgcgCCCGctccccgcgcccgccgccccgcgACCATGGCCGGCTGGCAGAGCTACGTGGACAACCTGATGTGCGATGGCTGCTGCCAGGAGGCCGCCATTGTGGGCTACTGCGACGCCAAGTACGTGTGGGCAGCCACGGCCGGAGGCATCTTCCAGAGCATCACGGTGagcgggagcggagcgggccGCGGGGCACCCTCGGGCGGGGagcgggcccggccccgccgccctcccGTGCGAGCCGGGAGCGGCGCGCGGCCGATGccgcgggcgggggcggcggccgggccggggcgggggcgcgggcagcggggccggggccggggcgggtgCGGGtcccggggcgggggcgggcgcCGGTGCGGGCCGAGCGGCGGGGAAAGGCTCGGGAAGGCGGCGGGGGAAGGCAGGGGAAGGCGGCTCGAGCGCCGCCGCGCCGCCGGCTCCATGTTTTCTCCGCCAAGATGGCGCTCTGCCATTGATGCTCCCCCGCCCTGCCCGCCcgcgcccccggcccgcccggccccgccgcccgaGCCCCGGGCCCTGCGGCgcggctgccccggccccggccccggccccgccccgggcgCGGCGAGCCGGGCTCGGCCggggcggagcggagcggagcgggcgcTGGGCCGCGGGCGGGGGGCCGGGCCCGCCGTGACGCTGCACTTTGCGGCCGCCGCGGCGCGGCAGGGCCCGCAACCCCCGGCACGGCCCCGGCACAGCcccggcacggcacggcccCATCACGGCCCGGCACGGCCCCGGCCCGGTCCCGCCCCAGCGCCGCGGAGGGGCCGCGTGTGCGGCCGGgcccggcacagccccggcCCGGTGCGGAGGGGCCCACGCCGGCCCCGCACACGCCCCGCGCTCCCGCCGGGCCCCGCTCCCCGCGCTGCTCCGCTAACAAAGCCCTGCGCTCGGAGCGCTgtgcggggagcggggcggAATCACGGCCGCGGCCTCCCCACACGAGACGGCAGCGTTTCGAAgtagaaatgaaacaataaaacGCTGCCGTGCTAACTCTGGGCTCTTTCCTTTGACAGCCAGGAGAAATAGATATGGTTGTGGGAAAAGACCGAGAGGGTTTCTTCACCAACGGTCTGACCCTTGGTGCAAAGAAGTGCTCTGTAATCAGAGATAGCCTCTATGTGGATGGTGACTGCACAATGGACATCAGGACAAAGAGTCAAGGTGGTGAGCCGACATACAATGTTGCTGTAGGCAGAGCTGGACGAGGTAAGCAccattttctctgccttcagaTTGCTAAATTAAGAATGTAACCCTTAGCAAAGATGCCAGCTATTAAGAAAGCCAGACCGCTGTATGTGCTGGTTAATTTTGGGAAGTGGTGCCAGGGGGTGGCTGGCAGAGTTCTGGCAGAGTTCTGCCTGGGAATCACACTTGCCCCCATTCCCAcctgtgtcccagcccagcaccgGCTGCACAATGGCTAAACAGATCCCTGACaagcaggacagagcaggctGCAGCTCCGAGTAGGCTTACCTGGTAGTCCATCACTCGGTACCTGCAGCTCAGGAGGGCTCCCTTAACGATGGGCAGTGACTGCAGCTTTCTTGTTGTAAACGCTCAATGGAAAGTTTGCTTTGCAAAGATGTGAATCCCTTATATGAGCTGCTCCTACTTAACTTTTAACAAGTTCGACACTAACTCTTCTTGCACTTCCTAATGAGCTTGCTGAAGTCTGTCTTCAGGCAAAAAAGCCTGTGCAGTTTGGTACCACCAAGAAATGTGCTTCATGCTCGCCACGCCTGCTCCTCATGCTCCTCATTTAACTTCCAGTAAAACTATTGTGTGGCAGGCACTTGGCTGGGATATGAAATACTGGCAGTGAGTGGCGTGCCTTATGTTAGGGACACCTGGGCTCGTGTTTTCAGGATGGCTGTGGAACAGGTTTGTGAGTGATAGACTTTTGCTTACAGGTATAAATccaaaagcagagctgaagtGTCTGTAGGGTaaagcccagggcagggatgcagaAGAGGGTTGGCAGCCCTGGAGTGAAACAGAGTCCTGACTTGTGAAATGCCAATGAGAACTGTCTTAAGCTTTTATCAGCAAATTGCTGTGGAAATAGAATTGTAGAGTCATTAAGGTTGtaaaagccctctgagatcatccagtctgACCATTCCCCAAGCATTGTCAAGGCCACCACTAATCCATGTTCCTGAGTGCCATACCCACATGGTTGTTCAATCCCTctggggatggtgactccacgactgccctgggcagctgtgccagggctggacaaccttTCTGGTAAGGAAAGGTTCCCCattatccaacctaaacctctcctggcacagcttgaggccagTGTGCTATCACCTGTAGGTAGGCtggctgcagcattcccagcttgGCAAAgagtccctgcctgtggcagccCAGCCCTCATTGTGTCCCTTCCCCTGCTGGGGACAtctgctggcagctcccagtGGCACTGGGTGAGGAGCCTCTGGGTGTACCTTCCACCAGACAATCTGGACACCTTGCTGGTGCTGGGGAGTGCAGAGAGACTCAGCATGGCACTCACCCCTGCCTTTGTCTTGCGCAAAGAGCACGATTTATAGTTGTGTTACTGCATGGAAAGTCGCGGCCCAACTCACCCTGCAGGTTTTTCCCAGCACCTGCACAGTGACTCTGGttccctccagcagcagtgatCTCTGCAGCCCCGAGCAGGGCAGtgtcctctgctgctctccagccactccgGTGCCCACACTGAGCCTCCGCCCCAGCCCGAGcgctgcagctgcagccaggggTTCCTTGCTGGGAGATGACTGATGGTGAGAGGCTCTGTGATGCTTTCTTGAGGTAACTGGTGGCATTTTGCTTAGCAGTGAACTCTTACAACTTCCACAGTTATGTAAAATCCCTGAGGATAGTTTGTgccttctcccagctctgcctacATCTGTGTTTTTACAGAACTGTTAAACTGGCTTAGTAAACAAATACTAAATCTTGAATTTGAGGGTGATTTTGCACTACCTAAAACTTGCATTATTTCCTTGTCTAACACactctttttaaaactgtttttctgttctctttcagtCTTGGTCTTTGTAATGGGCAAAGAAGGGGTCCATGGAGGCGGATTGAATAAGAAGGCATACTCAATGGCAAAATACTTGAGAGACTCTGGGTTCTAGTTGTTAGGCAGACTGTTAAGTATTAGGGGAAGATTGCTATTAAACTTTCCTGGCGGTGAGCTTTAAACCTTACATTCTGGAAACTTTACTAGCAATGCAGGGTGATGGGGTATGAACCTGTGTCTCCTTTGTATCCCTTTGTTGGTGGGGAAaggtgttaatttttttttccctttaattctgttcatttctgttttgtttccttgtgtACTCCAGCATTGGTTATAGTCATGGGAAAGGAAGGTGTCCATGGAGGGACACTCAACAAGAAAGCATTTGAACTGGCTTTATACCTGAGGAGGTCTGATGTCTGAGCAGCCTCTCCCCATCCACCTAGCAGCTGTCTGCACCACCACCTGCTTGTGCTCAGTGCTACCAGACTGTAGATGGTAGTTGGTGTTTTTATTTACCCCTTTCCTCCTGTCATAACTGCAGTTCCCCCTTGCTCATCTCTGTAACCGCTGTAGGTACCTGGGCCCGTCTGGCAGCACCACCACGAGGATATGCATGTGATACCTTGAAACTGGGGAGGGGAACACGCCAAGTGCAGGCTCTGCTTCATCTTAGCAGTTAGTGTGATATTGACAACTAAACCACTGAGATACTAAACAAGGTGCCGATTGTACAATCCAATTTGATCAATGCCTCTGCAGCACTTTGAGCGAGTCACAGCTCACTAGTCTTCCTTTCACAGAGCATGgttgggaggaaaaaagtgcATGCATATCTTCACTTGTGTTctgctctgtttctgttttttaaacCCACGTGTTTGCTTACACCCATTTTTATAGTGCCTGGTTTGTTTAACCAATTTGCCACTCAAAAGCTGTTAATGTCACATTAGTTTTGTCGTTGCACTTCACTGTAGGCTTGTCTCCTATTTTTCCTTGGTGATGTCTGAAGCTTGTACTGCTTAACAAGTGCAATCACAAAACTATGAGAGTACAGATGCACTTCCTCCCATGACCTTAAACCACCATCCCAGGGACTCCCCAGACATTCCATCATTGCAATAGCTcaggcacttttttttttgccagctcCTGTTCTGTAGTTGAATTGTGCAAGGCTGCCACTTTGGCCATTAGTTAGCCCGGTGTAACCAGCTGGAGTGTGTCTGGTTTCAGTTTCTCATAGGACCAATTTTAATTTGCAGCTTGAGGGTTGTGGGGGggagggggttttgttttttaatatgaaattgCAATGTCATTGTGGAAAACTGCCACCTTCAGCTACCCTGGGAGTTATGACTGGCTCAGTCTTTCTGCCAGATCCCTCAGTGGTGCAGAGTTTGGCTGCTCTGAAGCCACTGCATGAAGGTTGGTAGTTTGCAAGCTAAACTGTCAAATGTCATTTCAAATTTCAAATCTTCATTTGGCCTGTCACACACCCTTGCTGCAGAAATGATGGAGTGAGCTGCCTTGTGCACGAGTCATCTGAAATGTCTGTAACCAAACTCTCAGTTCAGACACGGTTCTGACCTGTATGTCCACTGCAAGAACTGCAGAACTCTGTATACTAAAGAATAAATGGGAGATGGTAGTGGTTGGAATAACTGACTTGGCTGTCTTGTGAtgaattttttaatatgtattctGTGCCATactattgttaaaaaaaaaatgaactgttGCTATTGTGAGATGGATTTTAACTGACTCCAAGGGTTTCTTTTGACTGGCACTACCTTAGGGACATTCTAGTATTTGCTTCTATTGTTGGGCCTTGTGGATAATGTACAGATTTAAACAAATTCTTGTCGCTGATTTGTCCATTTCTTTCCCTGCACTTTGTTACATCTGGGATACAGTCTAACTCATCTGATTTAATATGCATTTCAAAAAATGCCATAACTATTAAAAACACCTTGTTTACAGACagatgaaataaatttattccaaccaaacaaaaccagactgTTGGTAATTTTTCCCCTCTACCCCGGAATCTGAGGCCCTTCGGTGCGTGGCAGTTTTAGGTTTTGCAGGACAGCAGTAGTGTAATACAACTTCAGCCAAAGGCCAGGCAGTCTTTGGGGGAATCTTAAAGTAGGAGATGATTTCTCATCTCTCAACTCCACATTTATCCAGTTCTGTGAGGAGTTCCCCCCGCCCCTGAATGCCCAaagcaccatccctggaagaagctgcaggagcctttgcACAGGACCTGGCAAAGGGGTCGGGGCTGGTTGGGCTGTGTCAGTGGACACAGGGTGGGATGTGCTCCACTTACCCCGGGAAGAGGCAGATTTAAGGTCTCCATTACCCCAAAGGATTCCACCTGTATTTGGTATTTCTGCTCCAAAAGCACAAGTGCAGTGGAATGTGATGAGGAGCCCTGGAGCTTATGGGATGGGAGGGACAGCCAGGCCCAGATCAGGGGAGGGGAATCTCCAACAAGGCTTGGCCTTCCTGGGCCCAGACACCAGTCAGGTGCTGCTGGGCATGATCCAAAAGTGCCTTTGttctcccctccttcccccgtACCAGCAGTGTCAGAACTGCACCTGCTCCTCTGCTTGGCACTACATCAGGTCTAACTACCTTCCTATATATAGTGTTTATATTCTCCCACAGCTCGGTGGTTCTGTATCTGAACTGGATCTCCCAACCCCAACCTTGGAACAAACACAGAGCAAATTCCTGTTCAATGACTAGTACAGAGGATGCAgagctcctccttcccccataAGCACAGGTGAAGCTGTGTACTGTGTCTAAACACAGTTTAGAATTGCACTCACCTTCTGAtgcaaaactcaaaattttgtttCCCTGTGGTTGGGGTGCGGGTCCATCCCCCAAGCTGCCTCTGTGGTAAGGGCAGTGGCAGGAATTGACTGTAGCACACCTtagaggcaggagcagcccctggccccACACACCAGGTCTGTGTCACCACATTCCTTAGTTTGACATTGTTCCTTTCTGACCAATTCCCCTCACCCAAGCAGGTGTCTGTATGTCACCCGTACACTTCTGCTTGCTAAGAATTCAGTGTTGCTTGAATTactttttcaaaagcatttgttGTTGAATTTCCACAGCAGAATGGTGTCTGTGCATCTCACTGCAGCCAATACCACAACCAGGGTTACCCAGAGCATATTAGAGCTCACATCAGTTCGTGGCTGGGGAACTCTCCAGGATTTGGGGTGCCTGAAATACTCTATTAAACATATGCACTCATAGCAACATCAAGGACCTATTTTAAGAAGCATCTTTCATCTTGGTAATTACATTTTCAGGAATCATTTTCCCATTTGGACTCACCTAGACACCTGCATGCTGAAGGGGAAAGTTACCTGGTGAAAATACACCACGGCAGTGACTGTCCTTGCCCCCCAGCTGCGGGCAGCAGTGGTTTGGAGATGAATCATCCTTTCATTATTATCCCTTTACTGTGCCTCTTTGTGCAAAATAAACTTTCCCTGCTCTCAGCCAGGCCCAGAGGACAGATCTGCTCCGCAGGATGGCAGGATGGGTGGCTGTCAGGATGGGTGGCTGTCAGGATGGGTGGCTGTCAGGATGGGTGGCTGTCAGGATGGGTGGCTGTCAGGATGGGTGGCTGTCAGGATGGGTGGCTGTCAGGATGGGTGGCTGTCAGGAGTGACAGGTCAGAAATCACACCTGGgatccctttccctgcctggcCGCGGTTCCGGCACTGGGGCTGTGGCtccacaggcactgccagggggcagGAATTGTCCAGAGCACCCTGGCCTGCcttcctgctccccctgccaCACCATGGCCAGGCCGGCCCAAACTTCTCCTCGAGGCAGGAGTGAACAAAAAGGTGGTTTTCTACCTAATTCAGACCCCCTGCACGTTAACACTGGTCAGTGCAGCTCCTTGTACTGGGATGCACAGCCTGGTGCCAGGGAATGCCTGCTCAGGGATCCCAACAGTTACATCTTTGCATCTTCAAAAGCACTTAAACCTCAGTGGTAAATGTAGGAGAGCACACAAAAAATCATGTCATGCCAAAGTTCAGTAAATTCCTTTTGATATTTAAAGTGGAAAACATGTTTATTAACATTCTTTCAAGCTTTCCTTAGTCAAggccatataaaaaaaatcgTATGGTTTTGCTTTCTACATAGTTACAGAGGTATTATATAGAATTTACCTTTTCTGTGATACACTGGTAAGTACTGAGTTCTGTGAGACAGGTGTAAGCACTTGTTTTCCAATCAGGTATTTGAAAGGAACAATTCTTTATATACACAGTTTAGCAGACTAATGCAGCATAGAACACTCTTAGTAAGAGGTATATGAGCCAAGGATCAATAGAATACTTACCTaaagttctttttctgtgtgaaacAAAATCTCTGTCTTGGTCATTCCCCAACTCCCATATCCTCACTGGAAACCAGACAACAAAGGAGTAGCAACGAGGGGTACTTAATGTGTTTATGGTGGACCTGACCTTGTGATTTGCTCAAAACTAAACATATATTCTAAGTTTCCTTATCCTGGGAATTGCTCAACTGAATTTCTTCAACTCAGCTACTGTGGCAAACTCCAAAGGATTATTTGGAATCACTGCTTTGAGATAAAAGTggaatttcttctgctttgttttgataCACCAGCACACAGAATATTGATCTGTTctacattttcctttcagtagTGGTGACAGTTCTTAGGAAAACTCTACACAAACATGCAAATACAGGTTTTGTTGGGCCTAAGGGGTAACACATACCTACAATGTAATAAATATTGCTTTCAGAATGACCCAGTTGTAGttacaaaatgcaaataaaagtaCTTCCAGAGAAATCCCATTTCAACAAAAGACATTTAGAGTCTGTGTGATATTTCTACTGATATAAACGATTAACATTATTCATTAGCATTGTGAAGTCCAGTTTAACTGTTGGCTTGGAGAAGACAGAACATGTGACTGAATACCTGAATCAAAAATAAATCTATGATTTAACCCGAGTACTACTACATGAACTGCTGCTCCTATCAAAGAAACCAAATGGATTACAGATTAAAAGAGATTCCCTACACAAAGGTTTGTAAATAGCCTTAAGAACCCTTTTGTTCATACACTATTGGTCATTAGTAGTCTCAGACAGTGTTTGCCACTCTGTACTCCCTGTCCTCGCTGGGCTGCAGCTGAACCACTACACTTTCTTCGTTCATGCCATTCTCTGCATCACTGCTATCAGTACTGTCGTTGTCACCCTCCTCGTACTCCGAGGACTCGGCCGTGTTGTGCTGGGCGTGGGACTCGGCCAGCGCCCCGAAGGTCTGAGAGCTGCCCGAGGCCAGCGGCCGCAGCAGGGGCGTGTGCTCAGACACCTCATTCTCCTCCTGGCTGCTGTCTGTCTCCGAGTCAGAGTCCCCCTGCGAAGGGACCACCTTCTGTTTGCACACAGGacaggttttttttgtttttgtcagCCATGGGTCCACACACTTGCAGTGGTAagctgttaaaaaacaaaatacaaggGCATCCTTACCCAAGTGAAAAGGACAGGGAAACCTGCTAAACTGTGCTTCTGTTCAGGAACACAAGAGAATTAATTTTAGAATGTAACACACAGAATTTTAGTCCCAAGTTTGCTGGCACATGGCCTGTACAAAACACCTGCTGGATTAGGATCTCAGCCACATGGGTATATGAGAGCAGTCCTGCAACAGGCCACATTTAACAAGATAAACTTTAAAGCTTCCTGAGGAATTCTACCTGCTTTGCAGTGGGCATCTCACCATCATCATCCTCACAATGCCTCTAACCTCCACACCAACCTGTATCAAAGTACCTTATTATTAAATACAATTACTGCATGATTTTGTGGATTTTAAATTGGACTGCAGTTGGTACGGTAACTAGACTGACTtcaaaaaaaatgtatttaagtgTCTGACTTATGGTATTAAAAACCCAGCCCTGCTTAGTAACAGAGACTTCTGCCTGGCAGAGAGCTGGTATGTCCACAGGCCAACACACTGTTTAGCACCTGGCTAAGCATGGCTGGCAGCGTGTTCTCCACAAGAACTCGGGGTGCTGGTCAGTGGTGTCCAAATTTAGGCACCTCTGCAGGCCCCCGCTGGGGGAGATGCTGTGGGcctgttctttctcttctgagaACTCCTGGTTTGTCAGCCTGGTTGGAATTTGGTTTTACGACTGAGGATCTACAAAACtcctgtccctggctgtgcaTGGCAGGTGTAGCATCAGCTGCCCTGCCAACAGTCTctcagtgctgtggctgctgccaccgggcctgctcagagcagggcagtgagAAACAGCTGGATAGAACTGTACCCAGCCAAAGTAGCTGCAATGCAGTTAATGGCCTGAGAGGCAGAGAGAAGGTCCCAAGCCAGGAAGGGTGAATCCCATCTTTCTTGACAGCTTtatcaaaaatacatttaaatctGGAGATGCTCTTGAGCCCAGGCCCCTTTCAGACATAAGCACTTAAAATGCTTCCTTATACTTAAAGGCAGTGAAGAGCAACCTTGTCTTGTGGATAGACATGTACCTGAGTGCTAAAAACACCTTTGTAGTGGGCTGGATTTGAGAAAGACTCACAGGGAAAATACGCCACTAACACTCAATTCCAGGTGCAGTCAGGCTGTGTGTCTGCATGGACACAGGCTCCAGGACAGCCCCATTCTTCCAGCTCACCAAGAGCTCAAGTAGGCTTTATGGTTTCTTTCTcttggggaaaggaaaagcttttttaaaaaatttcagtgTAGGATACAGATATTTAAGGGACAGTGTCTGCCCAGGTTTTCCTTCATGTGTACACCCAAACTAAAATACAAAGtggaaatgtttgcttttggcttttaaaaggagaaagcaaCCTTTCTCTTCCCACTTTGTACACACATTCCTGCACATgagcaaaaagaaattttataaaTCACTAAACATATTCACTGAGGGTTCTGTGTCTACAGAGCTGTTTTAATCCAAATACAAAACCTAAAATACAGCTGCTTACCATGAGAACAGGGAAGGATCCTGAGCTTGTCTCCATCCTCATATTCATCCAGACAGATGGCACACACATCATACTCATCTCCTGCAGCACAAAAGTGAGAATCAGCTTGACTTCCAAGGACTGGCAGCAGCCCCTCCTGACACATCAAGGCTCTCCTGGCTGTCGAGTCAgtgccctcccctgcccaggctgggcagctcctgccacctgcagagctcctgctgcactGTCACCTCTTTGGGACTACAGCTCATCCACTTTAGGTTAGTAAGAGTGTTTTAAACTGTGTGAACTGCTATCTCTATAAtactttttcatgctctttgAAAGtaaaaggatttaaaatatAGGATCCACTTTACTATACAGGTATTTAATTATTGACAAAActtaagacagaaaaatagtAACAAATAAAACTGGGTAAAAAATAAGCATCCTAATCAGGAATGACAGTGTGGTCCCAGGAGAAGGTCAGTGTTTTGTAACTCGGACCTCACAAATGGGACACACAGCACTGACAGTactggcacagcacacactgctgtGCCACGGTACGTGACCAAGTAGAGACACTTCTTAGAAGGCACTGCATCCCCATTTCATTTTTGGTAAAGACTTCACAACACAGTCCTTCTCTCAGTTCCCAAggctccttccccttttcctgaaGACAGTGGcctccacagctgctcctgTCCTGTGGTGGCTTCAGCCCAGCCACGCCATCCGTGGGATGGGGAAAGGGGtcagaaagggaaaagtcaGAAAACCCTTGAGAAAAAGACAGTAAAGCAacagctgcacacacaagcaaagaaaaaaaaataattcactaCCTCCCATCAAAGCTTCAAGACCAAACTGCAGCAAGGAAAACAATGCAGTGTCCATGGTTTGGTTCCTAAACCCTTTCCCTCAACACACATGGATTCAGACACCTCTCTCCAGGTCAGACAAAGTCCTGAACTGTCTGGCACCTTCCTTACCTCTCTGCAACCAGGACTCTCTTCTGGGAAGTCCATATGAGCTCCACGGAAGAGAAGGAGAGTGCCCTTTTCAGAGGGGCTCATAACAAGATTAGGGGACTTCATGAGTGATAAGATACATAAATAATGAGCAAACAGGATCAAACCCAGCAAGGTCACAGGGAAGGGATGCAATGCCTTTGCAAAGTGATTTCTAGAAACCACAGCACCAGCTTTCCCTGAAAACCCTTTCACAGCACAGTGATCCAcaatacaaaaagcagcagaagaaaggcACAAAACAGTGTTTCAGCTTTAGTATCTTACTGATGCTTCAATCTGTTTCAATGCAAACACATCTTTAAGGATATGCTGAAGATAAATGAAAATCCAGCATTCTTGTACTATAAAAATCAATTACAGTCCACAGGAACTACTTTCACCTATCCTTCCAAAGCAAAAGGTAAGACTGTTTGGATATGTCATCAAGAAGACTGAAATTCCATAGCTATGCCTTGAGAAATCCCATCTTTCACAGAAAGGTGTGaagaaaactggttttattATAATTGCTAAAGGTAACATGCTACAAGTACTGGGTCACACTGTCCTTTTACAGAaaggatttaaagaaaatagtcCCAGGGATTAActtcacagcagcagaactgaagtGAACCTTTGCTTAAAGGAACTGAGGATGCAGCTGCAGCATTAAGCTCTTTGTGGTGTTCCCAtaaggcacagacacagagcacaCCTGGGTACTCTCCCCCAGGTCTGCTTTACAGcaccaaacccagcactgaGACTCTCTCATGTGCTGGCTCCTTAGCCATGTAGTTCTGAGACACCACAGACACACAACTAACTCAAAAGGACTTGAACTGACCTTCTTAAAGCAACTTGTTCCTTGCAAACTTCTCTTTAAAGTACAA
This is a stretch of genomic DNA from Pithys albifrons albifrons isolate INPA30051 chromosome 11, PitAlb_v1, whole genome shotgun sequence. It encodes these proteins:
- the PFN2 gene encoding profilin-2 isoform X1, which gives rise to MAGWQSYVDNLMCDGCCQEAAIVGYCDAKYVWAATAGGIFQSITPGEIDMVVGKDREGFFTNGLTLGAKKCSVIRDSLYVDGDCTMDIRTKSQGGEPTYNVAVGRAGRVLVFVMGKEGVHGGGLNKKAYSMAKYLRDSGF
- the PFN2 gene encoding profilin-2 isoform X2, whose protein sequence is MAGWQSYVDNLMCDGCCQEAAIVGYCDAKYVWAATAGGIFQSITPGEIDMVVGKDREGFFTNGLTLGAKKCSVIRDSLYVDGDCTMDIRTKSQGGEPTYNVAVGRAGRALVIVMGKEGVHGGTLNKKAFELALYLRRSDV